The Callospermophilus lateralis isolate mCalLat2 chromosome 3, mCalLat2.hap1, whole genome shotgun sequence genome has a segment encoding these proteins:
- the Serpina10 gene encoding LOW QUALITY PROTEIN: protein Z-dependent protease inhibitor (The sequence of the model RefSeq protein was modified relative to this genomic sequence to represent the inferred CDS: inserted 8 bases in 6 codons; deleted 1 base in 1 codon; substituted 2 bases at 2 genomic stop codons), protein MSESAAAGALVTETSHPSAMMLCLTSGSEPRSWLSMDWDFRNCEHQGPWARARVSLKGTAERPARPHTTGLDVLPHQALLDPEQSKVAPSLLLSVLLAEMRLVPGLALGPGSPEAQAGMDTLEPQPPQNQTRGGGVQAPSDGEDELGTEGAWLMTSRQLSGEISNFGLNLLXKMPMRXQGNVVYSPXTMVGLMLGSEGRESQVKSSLHLQALSHATPLLPAPASLFKLIRETLSTXELGLTQGSFAFIHKDSDGKETFPNSPKRSLDTAXMPVNFRSALRPRGSXILHKEPQGEVPPLFDEINXQTKLILEDHILEEAGRMWPTFTKADTFHLDKSKAVKALAMYRAGKSASTFDKKXSCHVLPLPSSGNATMLVVLMGSTGDHLALEGGLTTELVETWLRNR, encoded by the exons ATGTCGGAGTCTGCGGCAGCTGGAGCCCTGGTGACTGAGAC GTCACACCCCtccgccatgatgctctgcctcacctcaggctcagagcCACGCAGCTGGTTGTCTATGGACTGGGACTTCCGGAACTGTGAGCACCAA GGACCCTGGGCCAGAGCCAGGGTCTCCCTGAAGGGAACTGCCGAGAGGCCTGCGAGGCCCCACACCACTGGCCTGGACGTCCTGCCCCACCAGGCCCTCCTGGACCCAGAACAGAGCAAGG TGGCCCCGAGCCTCCTGCTCTCTGTCCTCCTGGCGGAGATGAGGCTGGTGCCTGGCCTGGCCCTTGGTCCTGGGTCACCAGAAGCCCAGGCAGGGATGGACACTCTggagcctcagcctcctcagaacCAGACTCGGGGTGGGGGAGTGCAGGCTCCTAGTGATGGGGAGGATGAGCTGGGGACAGAGGGGGCCTGGCTGATGACCAGCCGGCAGCTGTCTGGTGAGATTTCGAACTTTGGGCTCAACCTCCTGTGAAAGATGCCCATGA GACAGGGCAACGTGGTCTACTCCC TGACCATGGTAGGCCTGATGCTGGGGTCAGAGGGCAGAGAGAGCCAGGTGAAAAGCAGCCTCCACCTGCAGGCCCTGAGCCACGCCACGCCCCTGCTCCCC GCTCCTGCCTCCCTCTTTAAGCTGATCAGAGAGACCCTCTCTAC AGAGCTGGGCCTTACCCAGGGGAGTTTTGCCTTCATCCACAAGGATTCTGATGGCAAAGAGACCTTCCCCAATTCACCCAAGAGGTCCCTTGATACCGC TATGCCTGTGAATTTTCGCAGCGCCCTCAGGCCCAGGGGCTCATGAATATTACACAAAGAGCCTCAGGGGGAAGTTCCCCCACTATTTGATGAGATTA ATCAAACCAAATTGATTCTTGAGGATCACATCTT GGAAGAAGCTGGTCGCATGTGGCCCACCTTCACCAAAGCTGACACTTTCCACCTGGACAAGTCCAAGGCAGTCAAGGCGCTGGCGATGTACAGGGCAGGCAAATCTGCCTCCACCTTTGATAAGA GTTCATGCCATGTCCTCCCACTGCCCTCCTCAGGAAACGCCACCATGCTGGTGGTCCTCATGGGGAGCACAGGTGACCACCTGGCCCTGGAAGGTGGTCTGACCACAGAGCTGGTGGAGACATGGCTCAGGAACAGGTAA
- the LOC143393616 gene encoding corticosteroid-binding globulin, which translates to MSLALYTCLLWLSTSGLWTIQAEDPNAAISTKSPHRDLAPINADFAFSLYKHLVASAPDKNTFISPVSVSIALAMLSLGAGGHTRAQLLQGLGFNLTETSEGEIHQSFRHLQHLLRESDTGLEITMGSTLFLDHSLELLNSFLEDIKHYYGSEALSVDFQEWAGTSRQINEYIKNKTPGKTADSFLDPDSPAIPALVSYIFSKGTWTQPSNPERTVEKNFYVNETTTVKVPMMFQSSSVKHLLDPELPCQVVQLDHLGNQTIFFVLPDLGQMDTVIAALSRDMMERWSMSLARSQVHLYIPKVSISGTYDLKGVLEDMGIEDVFTNRANFSGISHAEQLKVSKVIHKAMLQLDEEDMKPAATKGTLELESEPLTVSFNRPFLVMVFDHFTWSSLFLGKVVNPA; encoded by the exons ATGTCACTTGCCCTGTATACGTGTCTTCTCTGGCTGTCCACCAGTGGCCTCTGGACCATCCAGGCTGAGGATCCCAACGCTGCTATAAGCACGAAAAGCCCTCACCGGGACCTGGCTCCAATCAATGCTGATTTTGCCTTCAGCCTGTATAAGCACCTGGTGGCCTCAGCTCCTGACAAGAACACCTTCATCTCCCCAGTGAGCGTCTCCATAGCCCTAGCTATGCTGTCCCTGGGTGCTGGTGGCCACACACGGGCCCAGCTTCTGCAGGGCCTGGGCTTCAACCTCACGGAGACATCGGAAGGTGAAATACACCAGAGCTTCCGGCACCTCCAGCACCTCCTCCGGGAGTCAGACACCGGCTTGGAAATCACTATGGGCAGCACCTTGTTCCTTGACCACAGCCTGGAGCTGCTCAACTCGTTCTTGGAAGATATCAAACACTACTATGGGTCAGAGGCCTTgtctgtggatttccaggagtggGCGGGGACCAGCAGGCAGATCAACGAGTACATCAAGAATAAGACCCCGGGGAAAACGGCAGACTCGTTCTTAGACCCCGACAGCCCGGCCATCCCCGCCCTGGTCAGCTACATCTTCTCCAAAG GCACATGGACACAGCCCTCCAACCCGGAGAGAACCGTGGAGAAGAACTTCTATGTGAATGAGACGACCACCGTGAAGGTGCCCATGATGTTCCAGTCGAGCTCCGTCAAGCACCTTCTCGACCCGGAGCTCCCCTGCCAGGTGGTGCAGCTGGACCACTTGGGCAACCAGACCATCTTCTTCGTCCTTCCCGATCTGGggcagatggacacagtcattgCCGCACTGAGCAGGGACATGATGGAGAGATGGTCCATGTCCCTGGCCAGGAG CCAGGTGCACCTGTACATCCCCAAAGTCTCCATCTCTGGCACCTATGACCTCAAGGGCGTGCTGGAAGACATGGGCATTGAAGACGTGTTCACCAACCGGGCAAACTTCTCAGGCATCAGCCATGCAGAGCAGCTGAAAGTATCAAAG GTGATTCATAAGGCCATGCTGCAACTGGACGAGGAGGATATGAAGCCAGCTGCCACCAAGGGCACCCTGGAGCTGGAGTCCGAGCCACTCACCGTCAGCTTCAACCGGCCCTTCCTTGTCATGGTCTTCGACCACTTCACGTGGAGCAGCCTGTTCCTGGGCAAGGTGGTGAATCCAGCCTGA